ATACGGTGAAGGTGCATTACATTGTGATGAAAAAATCTTTGAACTAGGATTACCGATCTTCGGTATTTGTTACGGTATGCAGCTTATGACACAACACTTCGGTGGGAAAGTAGAACGTGCAAACCACCGTGAGTACGGAAAAGCTGTTCTTAAAGTAGAGAACGAATCAAAATTATATGCAAACCTTCCAGAAGAGCAAGTTGTATGGATGAGCCATGGTGACTTAGTAACTGGTTTACCTGAAGGATTCGTAGTAGATGCAACAAGTGAGTCTTGTCCAATTGCTGGTATGAGCAATGAAGCGAAAAACTTATACGGTGTACAATTCCACCCAGAAGTACGTCACTCTGAGCACGGTAACGATTTAATTAAAAACTTCGTATTCGGCGTATGTGGTTGTTCTGAAGGATGGAACATGGAGAACTTTATCGAAGTAGAATTAGAGAAAATCCGTGAAACTGTTGGAGACAAAAAAGTTCTATGCGCACTTAGCGGCGGTGTAGACTCTTCTGTTGTAGCAGTATTAATTCATAAAGCAATCGGTGATCAGTTAACATGTATTTTCGTTGACCACGGTTTACTTCGTAAAGGCGAAGCAGAAGGCGTTATGAAAACATTTAGTGAAGGCTTCCACATGAACGTTATTAAAGTGGATGCAAAAGAACGCTTCATGAACAAGTTAAAAGGTGTAGAAGATCCAGAGCAAAAACGTAAAATCATCGGTAACGAATTCATTTATGTATTTGATGATGAAGCTTCTAAGTTAGAAGGAATGGACTTCTTAGCACAAGGTACACTTTACACAGATATCGTTGAAAGTGGTACAGCAACTGCACAAACAATTAAATCTCACCATAACGTTGGTGGACTTCCAGAAGACATGCAGTTCAAACTAATTGAGCCTTTAAACACGTTATTTAAAGATGAAGTACGTGTATTAGGATCTGAACTAGGAATTCCTGATGAAATCGTATGGCGTCAACCATTCCCAGGTCCTGGTCTTGGTATCCGCGTATTAGGTGAAATCACAGAAGAGAAATTAGAAATCGTTCGTGAATCTGATGCGATTTTACGTGAAGAAATTATTAAAGCAGGATTAGACCGCGAAATCTGGCAATACTTCACTGCGCTTCCTGGTATGCGTAGCGTAGGTGTTATGGGTGACGAGCGTACTTACGATTACACAGTAGGTATTCGTGCGGTAACATCTATTGACGGTATGACAGCTGACTGGGCACGTATCCCTTGGGACGTATTAGAGAAAATATCTGTACGTATCGTAAACGAAGTGAAACACGTTAACCGTATCGTGTATGATGTAACGAGTAAGCCACCAGCAACAATTGAGTGGGAATAAGACATTAAATTAATAATATTTGTGAAGCCTATCTTAAAGCGTTTTTTAACTTGTTAAATGTTTTAAATGCTTGATTTATGATAGTGTTCACCACCAAAAGACCCCCCAAGATATATTTCTTGGGGGGTTAATTGATAAGTGTGTGTATTCAATGATTTTTCTACTAAATTGTGAAATCACCATATTGGTGGTAAAATGACACGTAATAGGATGTTTATTTATAGGAGGCAATTTTATGAGAATGACAATTACATTATCTATTGAAGCAAAAGAGAACTTAACAAAGTTGCAAAAATTGATTAGTGAAGAATCTGGAGGAGGGAAAGTAACTCAAGGTTTTGCTATTGGATATGCACTAAAAAATCAAGTTGAACTAATGGAAAAGAAGAAAAAAGAAGAAAAATAAATAATAAAACAAAGGTTAATCATTTTAGATTAGCCTTTTTATTTTGCCTTTTTCGAGAACAAATATTTATTTTCAATAGTAACTCACCAAAAAATCACGCAAATATATGTATTTTTGGTGTTGACCAGGTGAATTTATGGTGATAATATTATTTCAACGCAATTTGGTGACTATTTGCGTGATTAAAGTTAGTGAGGGAGGTATTAATTGAAATGCTTGAAGAAGAATTTGAAAATTTGTCAGATGAGGAACAACTTGAAGTCATTGAGTATTTAGATGAGTATATGGAATCTGTAGCTATCGGAAACGGTGATTATCACATTGGTGATAATGGAGAAATTGTAATTGAAGATTAATTTTAAAAAGAAGAAAGGAAAATAGTATGACGACAAAAGAGAAAAAATTCCAAAGACTGTTAGAAAAGAGGATGAAAAGAGCAATGAAGCAATTAGATTTAATTGCGAATCTTTCCTCAGGTAGATATGCTTGTTCCGTATTTGAAGTTAGCAAATTGGTTGACCAATTGGACTCAAAAGTCAAATACATTGATGGATTATTTCAAAAACGTTTATTACTTAATTCTAAGAAAAAATAGAACGGGGGCTAATTCCCGTTCTTAAATTAATCACGATACGGAGAGGTGAATATTTTGAGAAAGAACCAAGTGACAATTGTTATAGATAGATTCAGTGATGAAGCTAAAAACGGACAGAATAAGCAGACAATACTTGTTTATTGTGATTCCAATAATATTTGGGAAGCTCTTAACGGTGCTTTTTATGAAGTAGTAAGTGAAGTGATAAAAGGTCAAAATCTTCCTAGCTTTGGGCGAAGAGAGCACTATAAAGAAAGGGTTACTGATTTCTTTGATAGGGAAGGTATTAACTGTGAGAATAGAAATACAGAGGGAAATAGCCAATCCTCAGAACCGATTGATTGGCTGCTTGAAAATGGGTTCCTAATTGAATGGGATGTGTTTGCGAAAGAAGCGACCGGATCTGAAATTGAAAAAATTAAAGAACGAATGCCTAAAGGAAGTCAGTTACATTTAGATTTGAAAGAAGTGGCTAATAAAGCGATATATCCTAATGGCAGTACTAGAGGTGTCTCATATGAGTTCTTGGTAAAAATTTTAGCGGGGTTTTCATCAGTGTGGGACAAAGGAAACTAAGCTAATAAGATTTGAAAGGAGCAATCCATGAAGCGAAATGCACTTACAAACATAATCAATAAAAGAAACGATGATTGGCAAGAGGTTGTATATCCACAAAGGAAAAATAAATTATTAAAATATTTCTTTGTAATATTCATCCTTATGCTGACGGTTTTCTTTGTGAAGGTGTCAAACTCTATCCCCCCACTAATAATTGATATTCCTGTGATTCATGGCTATATGAGTTTCAATAGCTTCGTTGATGTACTAATAGTAGTTCTTTGGGTGGTATCTATTTATAAAAGTATTAGATTCTACTTTGACTTTGTTAAGGGCCATAAGTCATGGATTGCTAATAATCTAGCCTATATGATTCATTCGATAAAATTGTTTGATGAAACTGTAGTTGAGGTTGAGGAAGATGGGAAAAAAGTAAAAGAACGAATAATTGAGAGAGTTATTCAAATTTATTTCAAAGAGGATAACGAAAAAGTATATGTACGAATAGCAAGAAATGGTGACCGATTTACAAAAGAAGCTACCAATCTTGGCGAAAACCTCGAAGCTACTTTAGGAATGGAACTAGAATCAATAAATATAACCGTTAACTATGTTGATTATGCTTTCTTAAAATATAAAGACGAACGAATTAACCTAGCTTCAGCAATAAGTAAATCAAATGATTCAGATGAAATTAGAATTACTGGAAATATATCTTACGAACTCCACAAGGTAGTACACTCACTTGTAGTCGGAGGGACTGGATCGGGCAAGTCGTTCTTTATTTTGGGAAAAATAGTTTCTTACTTGAATTTATCTCCTCAAGCTGATTTAAGAATTGTTGACCCTAAAAAAGCAGACTTGAGCCTTTTGCGTTTCGTTACGGGATTTGAAGAGAAAGTTGCTACAGAAGCCAATCAAATATGCAAAATGCTAAGAGAAGTCGTTGGATTAATGGAAGAACGTTATTCTGAATATTTCGATAATATGTCGGCTTTTGGTAAAACCTATAGGGACTTTAACTTGCCTATTGTCATTGTCATTTTTGATGAATTTTCAGCTTTTATGCATTCTGTAGATAAGAAAATTGCTAAAGAAGCTCTAGATTACGTTTTTCAAATCGTTATGAAAGGCAGACAAGCAGGCGTCATGATAGAAATACTTATGCAACGTCCTTCAGCAGATGACCTGCCTACGAATATAAGGGCACAGATGGGTTTTAAAGCAGGTTTAGGTGCTATGGACTCAATTGGCTATAACATGATATTTGATACCAATAACGTTGAATATAAGACGGTTACAGAGAAAGGTGGTGGATATATTCAACTGGATGGCATTCACACTGCCCCAGTCTATTTTGAAACTCCATATATAGACAAAGACTTTGACTTTATAGCAGAAATAGAAAAATTGATGGGAAATCAGCAAATGACGGATACCCCTAAATAAAGTGATTTCATCAATCAAAAAAATTGAGTGTAACTTTTTGCGAGGGTTTCGGTGGCGACGTTAGTCGACAAACGGAGTGGTAAGAAACGCTCGTGAAAAGTTATGCCCTGTTGGGCGTTCTTTGCCCAACACTTATAAATAACCAAAATTAGTGAAGCGACCAGTGGGTAACACTGGTGAATCTCCCTCAATAGAAGTTGCGAAACTCTTTGGGGCTCTAAGTCTGGAGCGTTACTCAAAATCCCGGGAGTTCGGGATTTCAAAATGATAAAAAGGAGTTTTAAAATATGGGAAAATTAATTTTAAAATCGTCAATATTACATTCTTTAAATGACTCGGAAAATGTTGAATTAGGTGATTTTCGCTTTGATATTAAACAATTTAAAGTTCCTACAGCAATGTTAGTGCAAAAAGATGGTTTTTCTACTCGAATTGAAAAAGAAAAGAATCTAAATGGTGAGCTAGTTGAAACAGGTAAGTATGCAATAACTTTTAAAGTTTACGATAGACCATTTATTGAGCTTGTATTACAAAATGGTGGTACTGAAATTGGCTCGCCTATTACTGTAGTTATTGAAAAACAAGATAGCCTACCTATCTTTGATGATTATGAAGATGGTGAATTTATTCCAATTTCTTTTACAGGTCTTAAAGTAAAACCTAAAAAGGTGCAAAAGAAAACATTTGTCGGACAAGGTAAGCCAATGATCGATACATGGCAGTATGCAGAACTTAAAATTGAAGCTGATAGTTACACTATTGGTGAAGTACATGAGTCAAAAGCGAAGTAATCAGTGCTTAATTGATTACCTTCGTTGTTCAATTCCAAATAGTGGGTTGCCGGCAGTCGCTGATGAAGTTTTAGGAATCCCTATTTCTGAATTTTCTTCAGAGATTAAGGGGTCTCCATATCCCACTTATGATATGTGCATTAGCTTTGCGAATATAAAGCTTCATTCTTCACGAAGTCATAGTAGTGTTCTTATAGATATGTCTGGGCAAGCGTGTAGACAATATGAAGAATACATGTCGAGGGTTGATGGTTGGCATTGGTACAAATTTATATCAGTTATTTTAGAAATACAAGGTAAGGTATCAAGAATAGATTTGGCTTTAGATATTTTTGATGATTCTACTCCATCTGTAAAAGCGTTGCAGGATTATGTGAAACGAGGACAATTAAGTACGAAAAGTCATAAATTTATTGAAATAAATAGTGGTAGGATTCTTGATGGGAAATTGACCGGTTTTACATTGTATATTGGTGCATCTCCGCAAATATTACGAATCTATGATAAGAAACAAGAAAGAAGAGATAATGCAGATGAAGTTGTAAATGTTGAAAAGTGGGTCAGATGGGAACTAGAGCTGACCGGAAATAAAGCGATGCAAGTTGCTCTTCAAATATCGAATGGGAAACCACTTAATACTATAGTTAAAGGTATTTTATCAGCTCATTATAGTTTCAAGACACAACCTAAGAGTGCTAGTGATTTACATAATAAAAATAGACTTCCTACAATGAGATGGTGGCAAAAATTTGTAGATGGTATTGAGGCAATTCCCTTAAAAGTAAAGCGTGAAAAGCTCACTTTAAAGAAAAAGAAAAATTGGGTTGAAAATGCTACAGTAAAATCAATCAGTATGCTCTATGAGTCATTTAGGCGTGTATATGGTGAAAAATATGCTGAGCTTTATTTGAAAGAGTTAATACATATGGGGAAAGAAAAAATTACTGAGTCCGACCAAACATTAATTGAGCAACGTGTTTTAGAACTTATGAGTGAGGATGAATATTAGCGTGGAAAGGGGTTGTTGTGATGGGTACAACAATATGTAAAGATGATTTAATTAGACTAGGATATAAGAAATATCAAGCTATTTCACTAATTAGGCAAGCAAAAGCAATCATGGTGCAAAAAGGTTGTCCGTATTATAACAACAAAAGACTAGGAAGAGTACCGAGGGATGTGGTTGAATCCATTTTAGGAGTTTCTCTTATAACAGAAATGAGTAATTCCTAATGAAGAATAGAACGCAGCAAACAACGAAATACCCTGGTGTATATGTTGATGATAAAGGGAATTTCTTTTATCAATCAGAATTTGGCATTGATCGGATTACAGGAAAACGAATACGAAAAAAAGGAAGAAAAGACGTTAATGGAAAGCCCTTTTCTTCCGCGTTCGAGGCTAACAAAGAGTTAACTCGATTAAAGAGAGAATATCATAAAGTCAATAGCTACGCTAATTATAAAATGACTTACGAGCAATTTATGAATACTGTGTATATACCGTATTATCAAACAGACGTTGAAGAAAGTACCTTTTCTATTAAGCAAAGAATATTGGAAAAGGTTAGAGATAGGTTTGCTTCTATTCCTCTCCGCTCTATTTCAGTGGAGGACGTACAAAATTTTCGTACATGGTTATTAACAAGTCAAGAAAATGGGGGAGCTGGGTATGCTCAGTCCTATGCTAGTCTAATTTTTGGAGTGTTTCGCAAAAGTTTAGATAAAGCGGTAGAAATGCAATACTTGGAGCATAATGTTTCGAAAAAAGTTAAAGCAATCCCAAAAGGAAAAGCAATTGTACCATATTGGGACAAGCTAGAATTTCAAAAAGTGATAAATCAAATCTATATTGGTAATTTTTATGAACATTTAAATTTCGTTATGTTGTGGGTCTATTATATGACAGGAATTCGTGTGAATGAAGGAACAGCTTTATACTGGAATGACATTGATTTAACAAAGAAACGTATACGGGTTCATCATATGCTTATTATGAAAAACAGAACGGATTGGAAACGAAATTCATATACGAAAACAGAAGATGGAAAGAGAATAATAGCACTGGATGATGACACTATCAAAATTTTAAATGACTGGAGAAGTAGGCAAACAGAGATTGGCTTAGGTAAGGAAAGAGATTTTGTGTTTAGTTATGATGGTCTACCAATGATTAAATCAACGATATCTCGAATTATTGAGCGATATTCTAAACTTGCAGGAGTAAAAAAGATACAAGCAAAGGGATTGCGTCATTCTCATGCTTCATACCTTATTAATGAATTTAATGTATCGGTGCTCGTTTTATCTCAACGTATGGGTCATTCAAGTCCAGAGATTACTTTAAAACACTATGCTCATATGTGGAGTGGTGCTGATACTGCAATTGCTGATGCAATGACTGGAAATATTGAAATCAAAACAGCTGAACGGACAAAAATTAAATTTAATGGTAATCAAGCATTAAATAAAAGTAATGTAAGAGGGTAACTTTATTTAGAGGGAAAAAACGTTAGGACGTTCGGAATGTTCAAGTAGTTGGAGCAAAGATAAGATAGAAAGTCCTTATTCGATTTAATGACAAATCTAATATTAGTTTAAGTGAACCGTATTATAAGTAAATGAGAAATGTATAGGGAGGTGAAAGCCCCTCTATACATTTTTTTTATGCCTCTATGAGGAATAAAAAATGAGTGTGCGTTAACTTATTGCCCCGGGTAATGGTTATGCTAGTAAAGTGTATTTTTTCATCGTAGTTTTTACATCTTTAGTATTTTATAAGATTATTCTATGGAATATTATTGCTGAATTTGTTCCTATGCAGAGGTTGAATTTCTTTAATCTCAACATAGGAAACCTTCTCGTCTTCAAGCTCGATATAATACATAACACTAATGGTAATGATTATATATTTTTCCATAATTATTGTATTACCAATATACTAGAGATAAAATAGAGATAAGATATAAAAAGTAAGAGTTTTGGGATTATTGGAATATGTACGTTAAACTATTTCAGAAAACATAGAGGGACTTAGTACATTCAGTAATTAGTAATAGATAAATAAGGCGAAAATAATTGAATGGGTTTAAATAAGAGGAGGTTCATCA
This Bacillus paramycoides DNA region includes the following protein-coding sequences:
- a CDS encoding peptidase, which codes for MGKLILKSSILHSLNDSENVELGDFRFDIKQFKVPTAMLVQKDGFSTRIEKEKNLNGELVETGKYAITFKVYDRPFIELVLQNGGTEIGSPITVVIEKQDSLPIFDDYEDGEFIPISFTGLKVKPKKVQKKTFVGQGKPMIDTWQYAELKIEADSYTIGEVHESKAK
- a CDS encoding replication initiation factor domain-containing protein, giving the protein MSQKRSNQCLIDYLRCSIPNSGLPAVADEVLGIPISEFSSEIKGSPYPTYDMCISFANIKLHSSRSHSSVLIDMSGQACRQYEEYMSRVDGWHWYKFISVILEIQGKVSRIDLALDIFDDSTPSVKALQDYVKRGQLSTKSHKFIEINSGRILDGKLTGFTLYIGASPQILRIYDKKQERRDNADEVVNVEKWVRWELELTGNKAMQVALQISNGKPLNTIVKGILSAHYSFKTQPKSASDLHNKNRLPTMRWWQKFVDGIEAIPLKVKREKLTLKKKKNWVENATVKSISMLYESFRRVYGEKYAELYLKELIHMGKEKITESDQTLIEQRVLELMSEDEY
- a CDS encoding tyrosine-type recombinase/integrase — its product is MKNRTQQTTKYPGVYVDDKGNFFYQSEFGIDRITGKRIRKKGRKDVNGKPFSSAFEANKELTRLKREYHKVNSYANYKMTYEQFMNTVYIPYYQTDVEESTFSIKQRILEKVRDRFASIPLRSISVEDVQNFRTWLLTSQENGGAGYAQSYASLIFGVFRKSLDKAVEMQYLEHNVSKKVKAIPKGKAIVPYWDKLEFQKVINQIYIGNFYEHLNFVMLWVYYMTGIRVNEGTALYWNDIDLTKKRIRVHHMLIMKNRTDWKRNSYTKTEDGKRIIALDDDTIKILNDWRSRQTEIGLGKERDFVFSYDGLPMIKSTISRIIERYSKLAGVKKIQAKGLRHSHASYLINEFNVSVLVLSQRMGHSSPEITLKHYAHMWSGADTAIADAMTGNIEIKTAERTKIKFNGNQALNKSNVRG
- a CDS encoding FtsK/SpoIIIE domain-containing protein is translated as MKRNALTNIINKRNDDWQEVVYPQRKNKLLKYFFVIFILMLTVFFVKVSNSIPPLIIDIPVIHGYMSFNSFVDVLIVVLWVVSIYKSIRFYFDFVKGHKSWIANNLAYMIHSIKLFDETVVEVEEDGKKVKERIIERVIQIYFKEDNEKVYVRIARNGDRFTKEATNLGENLEATLGMELESINITVNYVDYAFLKYKDERINLASAISKSNDSDEIRITGNISYELHKVVHSLVVGGTGSGKSFFILGKIVSYLNLSPQADLRIVDPKKADLSLLRFVTGFEEKVATEANQICKMLREVVGLMEERYSEYFDNMSAFGKTYRDFNLPIVIVIFDEFSAFMHSVDKKIAKEALDYVFQIVMKGRQAGVMIEILMQRPSADDLPTNIRAQMGFKAGLGAMDSIGYNMIFDTNNVEYKTVTEKGGGYIQLDGIHTAPVYFETPYIDKDFDFIAEIEKLMGNQQMTDTPK
- the guaA gene encoding glutamine-hydrolyzing GMP synthase, which translates into the protein MKKQHDTIIVLDFGSQYNQLIARRIREFGVYSELHPHTITAEEIKAMNPKGIIFSGGPNSVYGEGALHCDEKIFELGLPIFGICYGMQLMTQHFGGKVERANHREYGKAVLKVENESKLYANLPEEQVVWMSHGDLVTGLPEGFVVDATSESCPIAGMSNEAKNLYGVQFHPEVRHSEHGNDLIKNFVFGVCGCSEGWNMENFIEVELEKIRETVGDKKVLCALSGGVDSSVVAVLIHKAIGDQLTCIFVDHGLLRKGEAEGVMKTFSEGFHMNVIKVDAKERFMNKLKGVEDPEQKRKIIGNEFIYVFDDEASKLEGMDFLAQGTLYTDIVESGTATAQTIKSHHNVGGLPEDMQFKLIEPLNTLFKDEVRVLGSELGIPDEIVWRQPFPGPGLGIRVLGEITEEKLEIVRESDAILREEIIKAGLDREIWQYFTALPGMRSVGVMGDERTYDYTVGIRAVTSIDGMTADWARIPWDVLEKISVRIVNEVKHVNRIVYDVTSKPPATIEWE
- a CDS encoding DUF3173 domain-containing protein, with the protein product MGTTICKDDLIRLGYKKYQAISLIRQAKAIMVQKGCPYYNNKRLGRVPRDVVESILGVSLITEMSNS